The following proteins are encoded in a genomic region of Mesorhizobium sp. AR02:
- a CDS encoding ABC transporter permease, whose product MEFGLWQVWEAGWVTAILRGASITILVGLVSMAAGLVIGIVCGLIKWARIFPLSLLVDAYTSLVRGVPELLIIYLLFFSSVEFVTKVVTAFGYGGVAESGYAFVIAVIAIGAISGAYSTEVVRGALGAIPDGHIEAARALGLSGGRIFRRIIAPQMLRIAVPGINNVWQTTIKDTALVSVVGLQELMRISFIGANSTRHPFIFYLIAAVVYLVITLVSQAGFDGIERLLRLRTRK is encoded by the coding sequence ATGGAATTCGGTCTCTGGCAGGTTTGGGAAGCGGGTTGGGTGACCGCCATCCTGCGTGGCGCGTCCATAACGATCCTTGTGGGTCTCGTCAGCATGGCGGCCGGGCTGGTGATCGGCATTGTCTGTGGCCTGATCAAATGGGCCCGGATATTCCCGCTTTCGTTGCTTGTGGATGCCTATACGTCGCTGGTGCGCGGCGTGCCCGAACTGCTCATCATATACCTCTTGTTTTTCAGTTCAGTTGAATTCGTGACCAAGGTCGTGACCGCGTTCGGCTATGGCGGTGTCGCGGAGAGCGGCTATGCGTTCGTCATCGCGGTCATCGCCATCGGCGCGATCTCCGGCGCCTATTCAACCGAGGTCGTGCGCGGGGCCCTTGGCGCGATCCCCGATGGGCATATCGAGGCCGCGCGCGCGCTCGGGCTGTCAGGCGGCCGCATCTTTCGCCGCATCATCGCGCCGCAAATGCTGCGCATCGCGGTTCCCGGCATCAACAACGTATGGCAGACCACGATCAAGGACACGGCCCTGGTCTCGGTGGTTGGCCTGCAGGAACTGATGCGCATCTCATTTATCGGCGCGAACTCCACCCGCCATCCGTTCATCTTCTACCTGATCGCGGCTGTGGTTTATCTGGTCATCACGCTTGTCAGCCAGGCTGGGTTCGACGGGATCGAACGCCTGCTCAGGCTGCGGACGAGAAAGTAG
- a CDS encoding ABC transporter permease: protein MDLIQLAVPVLLRGLWVTAALTFISVLIGFNLGLGLALMRLSSNRFLSGFAKYYSNVFRGTPLLVQIFLFYYGLGQLSLIKDNAALWWVISDGSRCAVLALALNTAAYTSEILRGGLRSVPVGLVEAAQACGMSRMLRFRRIEFPLAIRQALPAYGNELILVVKGTSLASTITVLEITGYAKRLMSQTFAIFEIFAIAGVLYLIINLLLITIIRSVERWLMRHESQSRHELSAPHPEESAAVS from the coding sequence ATGGATCTTATCCAGCTTGCCGTTCCCGTTCTGCTCAGGGGTCTGTGGGTCACGGCGGCGTTGACATTCATTTCGGTGCTGATCGGCTTCAATCTGGGCCTCGGCCTGGCGCTGATGCGGCTGTCGTCGAACCGTTTCCTGTCAGGCTTTGCAAAATATTACAGCAATGTCTTTCGCGGGACTCCGCTTCTGGTGCAGATTTTCCTGTTCTATTACGGGCTTGGCCAGCTTTCCCTGATCAAGGACAACGCGGCTTTGTGGTGGGTGATCAGCGACGGATCGCGCTGCGCCGTCCTGGCGCTTGCGCTGAACACGGCGGCCTACACATCCGAGATTCTACGCGGAGGATTGAGGTCCGTCCCAGTCGGTCTCGTCGAGGCGGCTCAGGCGTGCGGCATGTCGCGCATGCTGCGTTTCCGTCGCATCGAATTCCCGCTCGCGATCCGCCAAGCGCTCCCGGCCTATGGAAATGAGCTCATTCTTGTGGTCAAGGGAACTAGCCTGGCATCTACAATCACTGTGCTTGAAATCACCGGCTATGCGAAGCGGCTCATGAGCCAGACGTTCGCAATTTTCGAAATTTTCGCAATTGCCGGGGTATTGTACCTGATTATCAATCTGCTGTTGATCACGATCATCCGCTCGGTCGAGCGTTGGCTTATGCGTCATGAATCGCAATCGCGCCATGAATTGAGCGCGCCCCACCCAGAGGAATCCGCAGCGGTTTCGTGA
- a CDS encoding transporter substrate-binding domain-containing protein: MKLKVLTLLVCLAGSMGSALAAEGELSIGTEGAYPPWSMSDANGNVTGFDADVGALLCTKLAVTCHFVVQAFDGLIPALKAKRFDVIISGMSITADRKKEINFSVGYAELANMFIAAKGSDLAGITDVDTLLKSLDGKKVGVQAGTTHAHFLEKRAPNADLKTYDTLDQMQIDLASGRIDTAFADQSALQDFLDKPDGKNFQLVGVKIQSTFDPTLGEGIGVGIAQDNTGLKAKIDKALCELIADGSVGKASQKWFKTDISRPCK; the protein is encoded by the coding sequence ATGAAATTGAAAGTCTTGACGCTGCTCGTATGTCTCGCGGGAAGCATGGGAAGCGCATTGGCGGCCGAAGGCGAGTTGTCCATCGGAACGGAAGGCGCCTACCCGCCATGGAGCATGTCCGACGCCAATGGCAACGTCACCGGTTTCGACGCCGATGTCGGCGCGTTGCTCTGCACCAAACTCGCAGTGACGTGCCATTTCGTCGTGCAGGCCTTCGACGGCCTCATTCCGGCACTGAAGGCCAAGCGCTTCGACGTCATCATCTCGGGCATGTCGATCACCGCTGACCGCAAGAAGGAGATCAATTTCAGCGTCGGATACGCCGAACTGGCCAACATGTTCATCGCTGCGAAGGGCTCGGATCTCGCCGGCATCACCGACGTCGACACGCTGCTGAAATCGCTCGATGGCAAGAAGGTCGGCGTGCAGGCCGGCACCACCCACGCGCATTTTCTTGAGAAGCGGGCGCCAAACGCCGACCTGAAAACATACGATACGCTCGACCAAATGCAGATCGACCTTGCGAGCGGCCGTATCGACACAGCTTTTGCGGATCAATCCGCATTGCAGGACTTCCTGGACAAGCCGGATGGGAAGAACTTCCAGCTGGTTGGCGTCAAGATCCAGAGCACCTTCGATCCCACGCTTGGCGAAGGCATCGGCGTCGGCATCGCGCAGGACAACACTGGGCTCAAGGCCAAGATAGACAAGGCGCTTTGCGAACTGATCGCGGACGGCTCGGTCGGCAAGGCCAGCCAGAAATGGTTCAAGACGGACATTTCCCGGCCCTGCAAATAA